Proteins encoded by one window of Halomonas sp. SH5A2:
- the deoC gene encoding deoxyribose-phosphate aldolase, whose protein sequence is MSMTASINMTLAARQALSLMDLTSLNDTDTDASTESLCKKAKTPFGYPAAVCVYPQFVVTARRALTAHELNGDVKIATVTNFPHGGDDIMGAARETREAVASGADEVDVVFPYRALMAGDEETGRELVEMCHAACGGQALLKVIIEAGELKEPALIKRASELAIEGGADFIKTSTGKVAVNATLESAEIMLQAIKDSGKDVGFKAAGGVKTTEEAAEYLALAANIMGDQWVSPRHFRFGASSLLGDLLNTLSGNPQTASLSRTDGGY, encoded by the coding sequence ATGTCCATGACCGCTTCGATTAACATGACCCTTGCTGCGCGCCAGGCGCTTTCACTGATGGACTTGACCAGTCTCAACGATACCGATACCGATGCGTCCACCGAATCGCTGTGCAAAAAGGCGAAAACGCCCTTCGGCTACCCGGCAGCGGTATGTGTCTACCCCCAGTTTGTCGTGACCGCGCGTCGCGCCCTCACCGCCCACGAGCTCAATGGTGACGTCAAAATCGCCACGGTCACCAACTTTCCCCATGGTGGTGACGACATCATGGGCGCCGCCCGCGAGACCCGCGAAGCCGTTGCCTCCGGCGCGGACGAAGTCGATGTCGTTTTCCCCTATCGCGCCCTCATGGCGGGCGACGAAGAAACCGGCCGAGAGCTGGTGGAAATGTGCCATGCAGCCTGCGGCGGCCAGGCGCTTTTGAAAGTCATCATTGAAGCCGGCGAGCTCAAAGAGCCTGCGCTTATCAAGCGGGCCAGCGAATTGGCCATTGAAGGCGGCGCCGACTTTATCAAGACCTCAACCGGCAAAGTGGCGGTCAACGCAACGCTGGAATCCGCCGAAATCATGCTCCAGGCCATCAAGGACAGCGGCAAGGATGTAGGGTTCAAGGCAGCGGGCGGCGTCAAGACGACCGAAGAGGCCGCTGAATACCTGGCTCTCGCCGCTAACATCATGGGTGACCAGTGGGTCTCGCCTCGCCACTTCCGGTTTGGTGCCTCCAGCCTGCTGGGGGACTTGCTGAACACCCTGAGTGGCAACCCGCAGACCGCATCGCTCTCGCGTACTGACGGAGGCTACTAA
- the deoA gene encoding thymidine phosphorylase: MLPQELIRLKRDNQPLPAEEIKAFVQSIADDRISDAQIGAFTMAVFLNGMTREEVVALTTATRDSGHVMQWDSLNLPGPIVDKHSTGGVGDLVSLVLGPWVAACGAFVPMISGRGLGHTGGTLDKLESIPGYDPYPEPDRFRDVVKSTGVAIIGQTGNLAPADKRIYGVRDVTATVESIPLITASILGKKLPSGLDALVMDVKVGSGAFMPTPEKSRELAESIANVATQAGTPTTALLTDMSQPLAPCAGNAVEIVETLALLRGERPNSRVMQVTRELAVEMLMAGKLVASREEALTKLEKALTSGAAAEVFARMVSELGGPADFMERSDHYLAKANVIKPVYAEQAGIIQRIDTRAVGMSVVELGGGRLRNDASVDHSVGFSDIVEIGEHVDSQRPIAMVHAKSEDAAALAAAQLRAAVTLGDAPATADTLLQDTFRGEA; this comes from the coding sequence ATGCTCCCGCAAGAGTTGATTCGCCTTAAGCGCGATAACCAACCGTTGCCGGCAGAGGAAATCAAGGCCTTTGTACAGAGCATTGCTGACGACCGCATCAGCGACGCCCAGATTGGCGCCTTTACCATGGCGGTGTTTTTGAACGGCATGACCCGCGAGGAAGTTGTCGCGCTGACCACGGCAACCCGTGACTCGGGTCATGTGATGCAGTGGGATTCGCTCAATCTTCCTGGCCCGATCGTCGACAAACACTCCACCGGCGGCGTGGGTGACCTGGTTTCCCTGGTACTCGGCCCCTGGGTGGCCGCCTGCGGGGCCTTCGTGCCAATGATTTCTGGGCGAGGCCTGGGCCACACCGGCGGCACCTTGGACAAGCTTGAGTCGATCCCCGGCTACGACCCCTACCCCGAGCCTGATCGTTTTCGCGACGTGGTCAAATCCACCGGCGTGGCGATTATCGGTCAGACCGGCAACCTGGCACCGGCGGATAAACGCATCTATGGCGTGCGCGACGTGACCGCCACGGTGGAATCCATCCCGCTGATCACCGCCTCCATCCTGGGCAAAAAACTGCCCTCCGGCCTGGATGCGCTGGTCATGGATGTCAAAGTGGGCAGCGGCGCCTTTATGCCCACGCCAGAAAAATCCCGGGAGCTTGCCGAAAGCATCGCCAACGTAGCGACCCAGGCAGGCACGCCGACCACGGCCCTGCTCACCGATATGAGCCAGCCGCTGGCCCCCTGCGCCGGTAATGCGGTCGAAATCGTCGAAACCCTGGCGCTGTTGCGCGGCGAACGCCCCAACAGCCGGGTGATGCAGGTGACCCGCGAGCTGGCGGTGGAAATGCTGATGGCGGGCAAGCTGGTCGCCAGCCGCGAGGAAGCGCTGACCAAGCTTGAAAAAGCCCTCACGTCAGGTGCGGCCGCCGAGGTCTTTGCCCGCATGGTGAGCGAGCTGGGCGGCCCTGCCGACTTTATGGAGCGCTCGGATCATTACCTGGCCAAAGCCAACGTCATTAAACCCGTGTATGCCGAGCAAGCGGGTATTATCCAGCGCATTGATACCCGCGCCGTCGGCATGAGTGTGGTGGAACTCGGCGGCGGTCGCCTGCGCAACGACGCCAGCGTCGACCACAGCGTCGGCTTCAGCGACATCGTCGAAATCGGTGAGCACGTCGATAGTCAGCGTCCCATCGCCATGGTTCACGCCAAAAGCGAAGACGCCGCTGCCCTTGCCGCCGCCCAGCTTCGTGCCGCGGTCACCTTGGGTGACGCCCCAGCGACCGCCGACACGCTACTTCAAGACACCTTCCGAGGAGAAGCCTGA
- a CDS encoding phosphopentomutase, producing MRRAIVVVLDSFGIGSAPDANTFGDQGSDTLGHIAAACARGDADNAERSGPLKLPNMAALGLFHAHRDATGSTAEGVSLPDTLAGAYAHAKEISSGKDTPSGHWEIAGVPVRFDWGYFLDKTDSFPAELLDKIVAEADLPGVIGNCHASGTEIIARLGEEHVATGKPIVYTSADSVFQIAAHEEYYGLERLYELCETVRELLAPYNIGRVIARPFVGDDSASFARTGNRRDYSVEPPSPTVLQKLADAGGEVVSIGKIADIYAHCGITHKVKASGHDALMDATLGEVARTAKETRDRPTMIMTNFVDFDSVYGHRRDVSGYAAALEHFDARLPELFAALNDDDLLLLTADHGCDPSWQGTEHTREYVPVMVRGAGFTPGPMGERGTFADIGQTLADFFLLPAMADGKSFLPDAA from the coding sequence ATGCGCCGTGCGATTGTTGTTGTCCTCGATTCGTTTGGCATCGGCAGCGCGCCGGATGCCAACACGTTCGGCGACCAGGGGTCTGACACCCTGGGCCATATTGCCGCCGCCTGCGCCCGTGGCGATGCCGATAATGCCGAACGTTCAGGCCCATTGAAACTGCCCAACATGGCCGCACTTGGCCTGTTTCACGCCCATCGTGACGCCACGGGAAGCACCGCCGAAGGCGTTAGCCTGCCCGATACGCTGGCGGGTGCTTACGCCCACGCCAAGGAAATTTCCAGCGGCAAGGATACCCCCTCGGGGCACTGGGAAATTGCCGGCGTGCCGGTACGTTTTGATTGGGGCTACTTTCTCGACAAGACCGATAGCTTCCCTGCCGAGCTGCTCGACAAGATTGTCGCAGAGGCCGATCTTCCCGGCGTGATTGGCAACTGCCACGCCTCGGGCACCGAGATTATCGCCCGCCTGGGTGAAGAGCACGTCGCCACGGGCAAGCCGATTGTCTATACCTCCGCGGATTCCGTGTTTCAGATTGCCGCTCACGAAGAGTACTACGGCCTTGAGCGACTCTATGAACTGTGCGAAACCGTGCGCGAGCTCTTGGCGCCTTACAACATTGGCCGCGTCATTGCCCGCCCGTTTGTCGGCGACGACAGCGCAAGCTTTGCGCGCACTGGCAACCGCCGCGACTACAGCGTAGAGCCGCCCTCACCCACGGTGCTGCAAAAACTCGCCGATGCCGGGGGTGAAGTGGTCTCGATTGGCAAGATTGCCGATATCTACGCCCACTGCGGTATTACCCACAAGGTCAAGGCCAGCGGTCACGACGCGCTGATGGACGCGACGCTTGGCGAAGTAGCGCGCACCGCCAAAGAGACCAGAGACCGCCCGACCATGATCATGACCAACTTCGTCGATTTTGACTCGGTCTACGGTCACCGCCGTGACGTGTCCGGCTATGCGGCCGCACTCGAACACTTTGATGCCCGCTTGCCCGAGCTTTTTGCCGCCCTCAACGATGACGACCTGCTGCTGCTCACCGCCGACCACGGCTGCGACCCCAGCTGGCAAGGTACCGAGCACACCCGTGAATACGTCCCGGTGATGGTGCGTGGCGCTGGCTTTACCCCTGGCCCCATGGGCGAACGCGGCACTTTCGCCGATATCGGCCAAACGCTGGCTGACTTTTTCCTGCTACCGGCCATGGCCGATGGCAAAAGCTTTCTACCCGACGCTGCTTAA
- the deoD gene encoding purine-nucleoside phosphorylase — protein MATPHINAEMGDFADTVLMPGDPLRAKFIAETYLDDVRLVNDVRSMLGYTGTYKGRKISVMGHGMGIPSVSIYAKELITDYGVKSVIRVGSCGAVRDDVNVRDVVIGMGACTDSKVNRMRFNDHDFAAIADFDLTQHAVAAANAQNVPVKVGNIFSADLFYNPQTEMAEMLKRYGIVGVEMEAAGLYGVAAEFGARALTICTVSDHILKGDSLSSADRQTTFNDMMTIALDTVLRDDAART, from the coding sequence ATGGCTACACCGCATATTAATGCCGAGATGGGCGATTTTGCCGATACCGTGCTGATGCCCGGCGATCCGCTGCGTGCCAAGTTCATCGCCGAGACCTACCTGGACGATGTTCGCCTGGTCAACGACGTACGCAGCATGCTGGGCTATACCGGCACCTACAAAGGCCGCAAGATTTCCGTCATGGGCCACGGCATGGGCATCCCCTCGGTTTCGATCTACGCCAAAGAGCTGATCACCGACTACGGCGTTAAATCCGTGATTCGTGTCGGCTCCTGCGGCGCGGTACGCGACGACGTCAATGTTCGCGATGTGGTCATCGGCATGGGCGCGTGCACCGATTCCAAAGTGAACCGCATGCGCTTCAACGACCACGACTTCGCTGCGATCGCCGACTTCGACCTGACCCAGCACGCGGTCGCCGCCGCCAACGCGCAAAACGTGCCGGTGAAAGTCGGCAATATCTTCTCGGCAGACCTCTTCTACAACCCGCAAACCGAGATGGCCGAAATGCTCAAGCGCTACGGGATTGTCGGCGTCGAGATGGAAGCCGCAGGCCTTTACGGCGTAGCAGCGGAATTTGGCGCACGGGCACTGACCATCTGCACGGTATCCGACCATATTCTGAAAGGCGACTCGCTCTCCAGCGCCGACCGTCAAACCACCTTCAACGACATGATGACGATTGCGCTCGACACGGTATTACGCGACGACGCAGCGCGCACCTGA
- the cdd gene encoding cytidine deaminase, translating into MSQVDSALVETLLTALGNAYAPYSNHPVAAVMECPDGQQFAGCNVEVAHYKGLCAEASAISAMATAGQRELARVYVMGPGEHLCTPCGDCRQRIREFATPDTQIMVLSRQGEVLKTYTMDTLLPDAFGPEQLPPR; encoded by the coding sequence ATGAGCCAAGTCGATTCGGCACTGGTTGAGACACTACTAACGGCGCTCGGCAATGCCTATGCGCCCTACTCCAACCACCCGGTGGCCGCCGTGATGGAGTGCCCGGACGGCCAGCAGTTCGCCGGTTGCAACGTTGAAGTGGCCCACTACAAAGGACTCTGTGCCGAAGCCTCGGCAATTTCAGCCATGGCCACGGCCGGGCAGCGCGAACTTGCCAGGGTATATGTCATGGGACCAGGCGAGCACCTGTGCACGCCCTGCGGCGACTGCCGCCAGCGCATCCGCGAGTTTGCCACGCCTGACACGCAGATCATGGTGCTCTCCCGCCAGGGCGAGGTGTTAAAAACCTACACCATGGACACCCTGCTACCCGACGCTTTCGGGCCAGAGCAACTGCCGCCGCGTTAA
- a CDS encoding aminotransferase class V-fold PLP-dependent enzyme, with product MAGLLPHVDPDGLLEYSVVYTDRSLNHMSQQFQGVMRDISATLKEVYNAHAAVIVPGSGTFGMEAVARQFAVDQKTLVIRNGWFSYRWTQIIEMGRLTDQHTVLKARREDQSDPQSPFAPVPADEVAERIRAEKPAVVFAPQVETSAGMLLPDDYIRTVAQATREVGGLFVLDAIAAGTLWVDMQALGVDVVVSAPQKGWSGSPCCAMVMLSDRATQRLSETQSNSFACDLGKWHSIMQAYENGGHAYHATMPTDALRQLRDIMQETRDYGFGKVKEEQQAIGREVRAMLKRHGFTSVAADGFDAPGVVVCYTDDSGLVGKLAQAGVQVAGGVPLMCDEGDNFQTFRIGLFGLDKLHHTQRSVENLEQAITSVS from the coding sequence ATGGCTGGACTACTGCCCCACGTCGACCCCGACGGCTTGCTGGAATATTCGGTGGTCTACACCGACCGCTCGCTGAACCATATGTCGCAACAGTTTCAGGGCGTGATGCGCGATATTTCCGCCACGCTTAAAGAGGTATACAACGCCCATGCTGCGGTGATCGTGCCGGGTAGCGGCACCTTCGGTATGGAAGCGGTTGCGCGCCAATTTGCCGTGGATCAGAAAACCCTGGTGATTCGCAACGGCTGGTTCAGCTACCGCTGGACGCAGATTATCGAGATGGGCCGGCTGACCGACCAGCACACCGTGCTTAAAGCACGGCGGGAAGACCAAAGCGACCCGCAGTCACCCTTTGCGCCGGTACCCGCCGACGAGGTTGCCGAACGTATTCGCGCTGAAAAGCCTGCGGTCGTTTTTGCCCCTCAGGTGGAAACGTCCGCCGGGATGCTGCTGCCAGACGACTATATTCGCACCGTCGCCCAGGCCACCCGCGAGGTCGGCGGGCTGTTTGTGCTCGATGCGATTGCCGCGGGTACGCTGTGGGTCGATATGCAGGCGCTCGGCGTTGACGTAGTAGTCAGCGCGCCGCAGAAGGGGTGGAGTGGTTCACCGTGCTGCGCCATGGTGATGCTATCGGACCGTGCAACCCAGCGTCTATCCGAGACTCAGAGCAACAGCTTTGCCTGCGACCTAGGCAAGTGGCACAGCATCATGCAGGCCTACGAAAACGGCGGGCACGCCTACCACGCCACCATGCCCACCGATGCCTTGCGCCAGCTGCGCGATATCATGCAGGAAACCCGCGACTACGGCTTTGGCAAGGTCAAGGAGGAACAGCAGGCGATCGGCCGCGAGGTTCGCGCCATGCTCAAGCGCCATGGCTTTACAAGCGTCGCGGCGGACGGCTTTGACGCCCCCGGCGTGGTGGTGTGCTACACCGATGACAGCGGTCTGGTCGGCAAGCTTGCCCAGGCAGGCGTACAAGTGGCGGGCGGAGTGCCGCTGATGTGCGATGAGGGCGACAACTTCCAGACGTTCCGCATTGGTCTGTTTGGTCTCGATAAGTTGCACCACACCCAGCGCAGCGTGGAAAACCTTGAGCAAGCCATCACGTCAGTGAGCTAA
- a CDS encoding CBS domain-containing protein, with the protein MQAIDIMTPKVVSVAPDTDVRDIAQLLLSHRISAVPVVDGEHRVVGIVSEGDLMRRLKDDDGHPQSGWLSLLSAGKSASDYVKSHGRKAQDVMTPNPLSVEENTPIHSIARLLEKHHIKRVPVLRDGKLVGIVSRANLLQGIANAVVGPTQSPADDRQIREAILNDVERHTDVRVENISLIVDGGVVEVWGLVESLEQKKAVTVAAENVSGVTQVENNLGMMPRGVGYM; encoded by the coding sequence ATGCAAGCTATCGATATCATGACGCCCAAAGTAGTGAGTGTGGCGCCCGACACCGATGTGCGCGATATAGCACAATTGCTGCTGAGCCACCGTATTAGTGCCGTCCCCGTGGTGGATGGCGAGCATCGGGTGGTCGGGATCGTCAGCGAAGGCGATTTGATGCGCCGGTTAAAAGATGATGACGGCCACCCCCAGTCAGGTTGGCTATCGCTTTTGAGTGCCGGAAAAAGTGCGAGCGACTATGTGAAATCCCATGGTCGTAAAGCTCAGGATGTCATGACGCCGAACCCTCTGAGTGTCGAGGAAAACACGCCAATACACAGCATTGCTCGCCTGCTGGAAAAGCACCACATCAAACGCGTGCCTGTTCTGCGCGATGGCAAATTGGTGGGCATCGTCAGTCGCGCTAATTTACTGCAAGGCATTGCGAACGCCGTCGTGGGGCCGACGCAATCGCCCGCAGACGATCGGCAAATTCGCGAAGCCATCCTCAACGACGTTGAGCGCCACACCGATGTGCGCGTCGAAAATATCAGTCTGATAGTCGATGGCGGCGTCGTGGAAGTCTGGGGGCTGGTTGAATCCCTCGAACAGAAAAAGGCCGTGACGGTGGCGGCAGAAAACGTTTCCGGGGTGACGCAGGTTGAAAACAACCTGGGCATGATGCCCCGTGGCGTGGGCTATATGTAA
- a CDS encoding J domain-containing protein, protein MSMARFSPFELVLLNSRSQVDTATLLLLAWVLVHRQHVSEGQRRRRLAQVTAQFRHGHELGPVMSIAHSQDLQAIQLAAEILRKECSQERSLSVLHQSITVATDDGDLSLANHYILRFLADLLNVAPTTLSTLFYELTGRPLGSPEDPSRHTYWQHHNPDYFSQKAREAAAEQQARDEAAQQAHQKNQQREQKKQRKQQEKQRQQEEAQARQERERQQQRDDQNRREQAQRERAQHDRSRYERAQGERRQWQRTSPPPDRTTRALAVLGLPPGASRSDVRLAYRRMAQLHHPDRFFTESEHQVALASARFQRIKNAYDYLMQTY, encoded by the coding sequence ATGTCTATGGCCCGTTTTTCACCCTTTGAGCTGGTGCTGTTAAACAGCCGCAGCCAAGTGGATACGGCAACGCTACTGTTGCTGGCCTGGGTGCTAGTTCACCGCCAGCACGTGTCGGAAGGCCAGCGGCGCCGTCGCCTGGCCCAGGTCACGGCGCAGTTTCGTCATGGGCATGAATTAGGGCCGGTCATGAGCATTGCCCATAGTCAGGACCTTCAAGCGATTCAGTTAGCCGCCGAGATTCTGCGTAAAGAGTGCTCCCAGGAACGCAGTTTGAGTGTCTTGCACCAGTCGATCACCGTGGCGACCGATGACGGCGACCTGTCGTTGGCCAACCATTATATCCTGCGTTTTCTGGCGGACTTGCTCAATGTGGCGCCCACGACGCTGAGCACCCTGTTTTATGAATTGACCGGCAGGCCGCTCGGGTCTCCCGAAGACCCCAGCCGTCACACTTACTGGCAGCACCACAACCCTGACTATTTCAGCCAAAAGGCGCGAGAGGCTGCCGCTGAACAGCAGGCTCGAGATGAAGCAGCACAGCAGGCCCATCAGAAAAACCAGCAACGCGAACAGAAAAAACAGCGTAAGCAGCAGGAAAAACAGCGCCAACAGGAAGAGGCCCAGGCACGTCAGGAGCGTGAGCGCCAGCAGCAGCGCGATGACCAGAACCGCCGGGAACAGGCTCAGCGTGAACGAGCGCAGCATGACCGGTCTCGATACGAACGCGCCCAGGGAGAGCGCCGCCAGTGGCAGCGCACCTCTCCGCCCCCGGACCGCACTACCCGTGCTCTGGCCGTACTCGGTCTGCCGCCGGGAGCCAGCCGTAGCGACGTACGCCTCGCTTATCGGCGCATGGCACAGCTCCACCACCCGGACCGCTTTTTCACCGAAAGCGAGCATCAGGTGGCGCTCGCATCCGCGCGTTTTCAGCGCATCAAAAACGCGTATGATTACCTGATGCAAACTTACTAA
- a CDS encoding mechanosensitive ion channel family protein — protein sequence MRPHWLINTVLSFVFIVLMGVVTSHAHAQAISLPSLGGGESEEQNEVSSEDFQGSLNDVISMLENEEQRSELINSLRELQTTSEKASEDEGVVRQGVLGALADTLTDIGEQAQAGGSPIDEWQRQLVNGGEGLQAVASSASRGETIRAVAEGAVLALVWVVLLVAMIGAGRVIARRREWPLDLPRDPKGWLMVVHFFRRILPWILAFAITLGIGQLMPYSPGRTMVLVVAYICVCGRLLSVVFETVVAFFSRGHRFTAVQLLHQRALRGLFVIGALIALGDAVNSSRIVEMLGSELSSLVSVLANMLAALISARFVIKFKRPVRHLICNRPYKQRRDANTAVEMIRALGGLWHIPALLLVGGSLLAIFITVGDVGTALARSIISASLLVLTLVVTGLLRRQAERLGKRRHRRRRQSQYRKRLERFGFVLAHICAWVVFAELSMQVWGSSMFGLGQRGLAGARLGPALVSLGGTVLLAWLVWIFADTAIQRALISSTRSRGKRVNQARAQTITPMIRNVIFITILIIAIIAGLANLGVNVTPLLAGAGVIGLAIGFGAQTLVQDLITGIFILIEDSLAVDDFVEINGHMGTVEGLTLRTVRLRDLDGIVHIITFSRIESIHNMSRQFGIALMRIRIPHDMNIDDAIHLMQETAQELRKDPMMRHHIWSPLEMQGIDSFDDGGAILRMRFRTAPEMQWDVARAFNLMLKQRMEADGVDLGVPRLSVTMEGKAGGPMEPDGSVDMNLQGDGDAADKRQSNEEASDTEETSEGRERPTPPKPAPMPTKAEIRKDERQRKGSEENSRLSRGKPQAEGKSHYDADTSPGREHGDE from the coding sequence GTGCGACCGCACTGGCTAATCAATACCGTTCTTAGTTTTGTTTTCATCGTACTGATGGGCGTCGTGACGTCTCACGCTCATGCACAAGCGATCTCGCTGCCAAGCCTCGGCGGTGGTGAATCAGAAGAACAGAACGAAGTTAGCAGCGAAGATTTTCAGGGATCGCTGAATGACGTGATTTCAATGCTCGAAAACGAAGAGCAGCGTAGCGAGTTGATCAACTCGCTGCGTGAATTGCAAACCACCTCGGAAAAAGCCAGTGAAGATGAAGGTGTTGTTCGCCAGGGGGTGCTGGGTGCGCTTGCGGATACGCTCACCGACATCGGCGAGCAGGCTCAGGCTGGCGGTTCCCCAATAGACGAGTGGCAGCGTCAATTGGTCAACGGCGGTGAGGGCTTGCAAGCCGTGGCCAGTAGCGCCAGTCGAGGCGAGACGATTCGTGCGGTAGCCGAAGGCGCTGTACTTGCATTGGTCTGGGTTGTGCTGCTGGTGGCCATGATTGGTGCGGGAAGGGTGATCGCAAGGCGTCGCGAGTGGCCGCTTGACTTGCCCCGCGACCCGAAAGGCTGGCTGATGGTCGTGCACTTTTTTCGGCGCATCCTGCCTTGGATACTGGCGTTTGCGATTACGCTGGGGATCGGCCAACTGATGCCTTATAGCCCGGGCAGGACCATGGTGTTGGTCGTGGCTTATATTTGCGTTTGTGGTCGATTGCTGTCGGTAGTGTTTGAAACCGTCGTGGCATTCTTCAGCCGTGGGCATCGGTTTACGGCCGTGCAACTGCTGCATCAGCGTGCACTGCGGGGCCTGTTTGTCATTGGTGCTCTGATCGCACTGGGCGATGCGGTGAATTCGAGCCGCATTGTTGAAATGCTGGGCAGCGAGCTTTCCAGCCTGGTTTCCGTACTGGCCAATATGTTGGCGGCGCTGATTTCGGCGCGCTTTGTGATCAAATTCAAACGTCCAGTGCGCCACCTGATCTGCAACCGCCCCTACAAGCAACGCCGGGATGCCAACACCGCTGTGGAGATGATCCGCGCGCTCGGTGGGCTGTGGCATATCCCCGCACTGCTGTTGGTCGGTGGCTCTTTGCTGGCGATTTTTATTACCGTTGGCGATGTGGGCACGGCACTTGCTCGGTCGATCATTTCGGCGAGCCTGCTGGTGCTGACGTTGGTCGTGACTGGCCTGCTGCGTCGCCAAGCGGAGCGCTTGGGTAAGCGCCGTCACCGTCGCCGTCGGCAAAGTCAGTACCGCAAGCGGCTGGAGCGTTTCGGGTTCGTGCTGGCACACATTTGTGCCTGGGTGGTCTTTGCCGAACTGTCGATGCAGGTCTGGGGTAGCTCGATGTTTGGCCTGGGCCAGCGCGGCCTGGCGGGTGCCCGGCTTGGCCCGGCCCTGGTGAGCCTGGGTGGAACAGTACTGCTGGCGTGGCTGGTATGGATTTTTGCCGATACGGCCATTCAGCGGGCGTTGATCTCATCGACCCGTTCCCGCGGTAAACGGGTCAATCAGGCCCGCGCGCAAACCATCACGCCGATGATCCGCAATGTCATTTTTATCACGATTCTGATCATTGCGATTATTGCCGGACTCGCCAATCTGGGCGTTAACGTGACGCCACTGCTGGCGGGTGCCGGTGTGATTGGTCTGGCGATCGGCTTCGGGGCGCAAACGCTGGTGCAGGATCTGATCACGGGTATTTTTATCCTGATCGAAGATTCCCTTGCCGTGGACGATTTCGTCGAAATCAACGGCCACATGGGCACGGTAGAAGGCCTGACTCTGCGCACAGTAAGGCTGCGCGACCTCGATGGCATCGTGCATATCATCACGTTCAGCCGCATCGAGTCGATCCACAACATGTCGCGCCAATTCGGTATAGCGCTGATGCGTATCCGTATTCCCCACGACATGAACATAGATGATGCCATTCACCTGATGCAGGAAACCGCCCAGGAACTACGCAAAGATCCGATGATGCGGCACCATATCTGGTCCCCGCTGGAGATGCAGGGGATCGACAGTTTTGACGACGGTGGTGCTATTTTGCGCATGCGGTTCCGTACCGCCCCCGAAATGCAATGGGACGTTGCCCGCGCCTTCAACCTGATGCTGAAACAGCGCATGGAGGCCGACGGTGTTGACCTGGGCGTGCCGCGCTTGAGCGTCACCATGGAGGGAAAGGCCGGTGGCCCGATGGAGCCGGACGGCAGCGTGGATATGAACCTGCAGGGTGACGGAGATGCCGCCGATAAGCGTCAGTCCAACGAGGAAGCCAGTGATACTGAGGAAACATCAGAGGGGAGAGAAAGGCCGACACCACCCAAACCGGCACCGATGCCCACTAAAGCTGAAATCAGGAAGGATGAACGGCAGCGCAAGGGAAGCGAAGAAAACAGTCGCCTATCCCGTGGCAAGCCCCAGGCAGAGGGCAAATCCCACTATGATGCCGATACCAGCCCCGGTCGCGAACACGGCGACGAGTAG